A stretch of Castanea sativa cultivar Marrone di Chiusa Pesio chromosome 2, ASM4071231v1 DNA encodes these proteins:
- the LOC142624969 gene encoding uncharacterized protein LOC142624969, translating into MYPDLYKWLNLKPEDVTAYDSPFISFDGKVVIPKGQIRLPMQANSKVVEVDFIVVDAYSPYIAILKEYLSQPPVMSRLENDEILFAYIVVASHVISLVLVRVDNGVQRLVYYMSKSLHEAEIRYLPLKKAILAVVHTTRAFDIKYMPRTSVKGQVLADLVAEFAEPSVYVDGAANQRGLEVELVIVSPEMIVIEKSLRLSFSATNNKAEYEGILVGMAAVQKVGGKTVQMFLESKLIVGQVEGELEARDSRMQEYLNQARHLQSNFESFTLVQVPRSRNTHADFLATLVTSSM; encoded by the exons atgtaccctgacttatacAAATGGCTGAATTTGAAACCAGAGGACGTGACAGCCTATGATTCACCATTTATAAGCTTTGATGGGAAAGTTGTCATTCCAAAGGGCCAGATTAGATTACCTATGCAAGCAAATTCAAAGGTGGTGGaagtggacttcatcgtggtgGATGCTTACTCTCCCTACATAGCCATT cttaaggaatatctttctcagCCACCTGTTATGTCTAGACTTGAGAAtgatgagattttgtttgcttatattgTTGTGGCTTCTCATGTTATTAGTCTGGTGCTGGTACGGGTTGATAATGGTGTGCAGAGGCTAGTTTACTACATGAGCAAGTCATTGCACGAGGCCGAGATTCGTTACCTACCATTGAAAAAAGCCATTTTGGCAGTGGTGCACACTACGC gagcttttgatattaagtacatgcctcgcacctctgttAAAGGTCAGGTTCTTGCAGACCTGGTGGCCGAGTTTGCTGAACCTTCg gtgtatgttgatggtgcggcaaatcaaagaggattaGAAGTGGAGCTAGTTATAGTTTCTCCCGAGATGATCGTTATTGAAAAGTCCTTAAGGCTAAGTTTCTCAGCCACAAATAATAAAGCTGAGTATGAGGGCATATTGGTTGGGATGGCTGCGGTCCAGAAGGTAGGAGGAAAAACAGTGCAGATGTTCTTAGAATCAAAATTGATTGTTGGACAAGTGGAAGGAGAGTTGGAGGCCAGGGACtcgagaatgcaagaatacttgaatCAAGCGAGACATTTACAGTCAAACTTTGAGTCTTTCACCTTAGTGCAAGTCCCTAGAAGCAGGAATACTCATGCTGATTTCCTAGCCACCCTCGTAACATCCTCGATGTAG
- the LOC142624279 gene encoding ethylene receptor 2-like, with amino-acid sequence MSKALASGLLISLLIMSVSAADNGYPRCNCEDEGSLWSIESILECQKVSDFLIAVAYFSIPIELLYFVSCSNVPFKWVLFQFISFIVLCGLTHLLNGWTYGPHPFQLMLALTVFKILTALVSCATAITLITLIPLLLKVKVREFMLKKKTWDLGREVGIIMKQKEAGLHVRMLTQEIRKSLNRHTILYTTLNELSETLGLQNCAVWMPNENKTEMNLTHEAYERRNHSDSYNCSIPITVPDVVRIKGSDEVNILSPDSALAAASSGETGEPGPVAAIRMPMLRVSNFKGGTPEMRQACYAILVLVLPSGQPRSWSSQEIEIIKVVADQVAVALSHAALLEESQLMREKLAERNRALQQEKMNAMMASQARNSFQKVMSDGMRRPMHSILGLLSMMQDENMSSDQQTIVDTMVRTSNVLSTLINDVMDNSRKDSGRFPLEMRSFRLHAMIREAACLAKCLCVYKGFGFAIEVEKTLPDHVMGDERRVFQVILHMVGNLLNGNNGGGFVIFQVLKESRSQGRNDQRWSAWRHGSSDGDVYVRFEIGINNNGSQSEGAISIAQPVGRRYPSDGLEESLSFSICKKLVQLMQGNIRLVPSPQGLAQSMALVLRFQLRPSIAIAISEPGESSEQPLSNSLFRGLQVLLADDDDVNRAVTRKLLEKLGCTVTAVSSGLECLGAIGPTGSSIQIILLDLHMPDLDGFEVAARLRQFRSRCWPLIVALTASADEDVWERCMHIGINGIIRKPVLLQGIANELRRVLIQANKVV; translated from the exons ATGTCAAAGGCATTGGCATCTGGGCTGTTGATTTCACTTCTTATAATGTCGGTATCTGCAGCCGATAACGGATATCCCCGATGTAACTGTGAGGATGAGGGTAGCTTGTGGAGTATTGAGAGCATTCTGGAGTGTCAGAAAGTGAGTGATTTCTTGATTGCTGTGGCCTACTTCTCGATACCCATTGAGCTGCTTTACTTTGTTAGCTGCTCAAACGTCCCGTTCAAATGGGTTCTCTTTCAGTTCATTTCATTCATTGTTCTGTGTGGACTGACCCACTTGCTCAATGGCTGGACTTATGGTCCACACCCATTTCAGCTAATGCTGGCTCTCACGGTCTTCAAGATTCTCACTGCTTTGGTCTCATGTGCCACTGCTATCACACTCATCACTCTCATCCCTTTGCTTCTCAAAGTCAAGGTGAGGGAATTCatgttgaagaagaagacttgggATCTAGGACGAGAGGTTGGAATTATTATGAAGCAGAAAGAAGCTGGGTTGCATGTTCGGATGCTTACTCAAGAGATTCGGAAATCCCTTAATAGACATACAATTTTGTACACAACCCTAAATGAGCTATCTGAGACACTGGGTTTGCAGAACTGTGCAGTTTGGATGCCTAATGAGAATAAAACAGAGATGAACTTGACCCATGAGGCTTATGAGAGGCGGAATCATTCAGATTCATATAATTGTTCTATACCAATTACCGTTCCAGATGTTGTAAGGATCAAGGGGAGCGATGAAGTGAATATCCTTAGCCCCGACTCAGCACTTGCCGCTGCAAGCAGTGGAGAGACAGGTGAGCCAGGACCAGTAGCTGCAATTCGAATGCCAATGCTTCGGGTTTCCAATTTCAAAGGAGGAACTCCTGAGATGAGACAGGCTTGTTATGCAATATTAGTTTTGGTTCTTCCAAGTGGACAACCTAGATCTTGGAGCAGCCAGGAAATTGAGATTATTAAGGTAGTTGCTGATCAGGTGGCTGTGGCTCTTTCCCATGCTGCTCTTCTTGAAGAGTCGCAGCTCATGAGAGAGAAATTGGCCGAGCGAAATCGAGCCTTGCAACAGGAAAAAATGAATGCTATGATGGCAAGCCAGGCAAGAAATTCCTTTCAAAAGGTAATGAGCGATGGGATGAGGAGGCCAATGCACTCAATTTTGGGTTTGCTTTCAATGATGCAGGATGAGAATATGAGTAGTGATCAACAAACCATTGTGGACACAATGGTGAGGACCAGCAATGTTCTATCAACCCTGATAAATGATGTGATGGACAATTCTAGGAAAGATAGTGGAAGATTTCCATTAGAGATGAGATCATTTCGCTTACATGCCATGATAAGAGAAGCAGCTTGCCTAGCTAAGTGCTTGTGTGTTTATAAAGGCTTTGGTTTTGCAATTGAGGTTGAGAAGACACTGCCTGATCATGTAATGGGTGATGAAAGAAGGGTTTTTCAGGTGATTCTGCATATGGTTGGGAACCTGTTGAATGGAAACAATGGAGGGGGTTTTGTAATTTTCCAGGTTTTAAAAGAGAGTCGAAGTCAGGGAAGGAATGACCAAAGATGGTCGGCCTGGAGGCATGGCTCTTCTGATGGGGATGTATATGTTAGATTTGAGATTGGGATAAACAATAATGGTTCTCAATCGGAGGGTGCAATTTCTATTGCACAGCCTGTTGGTAGGAGATACCCCAGTGACGGCCTTGAGGAAAGCTTGAGCTTCAGCATTTGCAAAAAGCTAGTACAG TTAATGCAAGGTAACATACGACTTGTTCCTAGCCCTCAAGGTCTTGCTCAAAGCATGGCACTTGTCCTTCGCTTCCAACTCCGACCATCCATTGCAATAGCAATCTCAGAACCTGGAGAATCTTCAGAGCAGCCTCTTTCTAACTCTCTTTTCAGAGGCTTACAAGTTTTATTAGCTGATGATGATGACGTGAACAGGGCCGTGACACGAAAGTTGCTTGAAAAGCTAGGTTGCACAGTTACTGCCGTATCGTCTGGATTAGAATGCCTTGGTGCTATTGGCCCTACAGGTTCTTCTATCCAAATCATTCTTTTAGATCTTCACATGCCCGATTTGGATGGGTTTGAAGTTGCAGCAAGACTTCGACAGTTTCGTAGCCGTTGTTGGCCGCTGATTGTTGCCTTAACAGCTAGTGCTGATGAAGATGTGTGGGAAAGATGTATGCATATTGGAATTAATGGAATCATTCGGAAACCGGTTCTGTTGCAAGGTATTGCAAATGAGCTTAGAAGAGTCCTGATTCAAGCAAACAAAGTTGTATGA